In one Nymphaea colorata isolate Beijing-Zhang1983 unplaced genomic scaffold, ASM883128v2 scaffold0001, whole genome shotgun sequence genomic region, the following are encoded:
- the LOC116267854 gene encoding glycosyltransferase family protein 64 C3, translated as MGTKKKTQRAPFFFFIVAIYLLQTTVASRPVLLSHQEDPCRPIDHKSLRSDQLTVLINGFSESRLMLLQEIATVYSSSPAVHSVYVLWGNPSTASQTLRNISFQSLGAPIFLFRDASPSLNNRFLPRRFIRTRAVAVCDDDVRIDSDSLRFAFRVWQNHPERIVGFFARSHEFDLSRRSWMYTVSSTRLSIILTKFMVVSIDYLFEYTCRIPASVREIVDKRRNCEDIAMNFAVAARVAAGPILVEGKARDYGDSRNWGKKQKGGGNGGGGDTDKAEGGLSWRGNHRRDRGDCITEFHKAWGRMPLRYSYGRVVDGIEEQGLCKKGKKLVPCDEQE; from the coding sequence ATGgggacaaagaagaagacgcaACGGgccccctttttcttcttcatcgtcgCAATTTACCTCCTACAGACAACGGTAGCATCTCGGCCGGTCCTCCTGAGCCACCAGGAGGACCCTTGCCGTCCGATCGACCATAAGTCCCTCCGGTCGGATCAGCTCACAGTTCTCATCAACGGTTTTTCCGAATCGCGCCTCATGCTCCTCCAGGAGATCGCCACCGTCTACTCCTCATCACCGGCCGTCCACTCCGTCTACGTCCTCTGGGGCAATCCTTCCACCGCATCGCAAACCCTCAGAAACATCTCTTTCCAATCCCTGGGAGCCCCCATCTTCCTGTTCCGCGACGCAAGTCCTAGCTTGAACAACCGTTTCCTACCTCGCCGCTTCATCCGTACACGGGCAGTGGCCGTTTGCGACGACGACGTCCGAATCGATTCCGATTCCCTCCGTTTCGCCTTCCGGGTATGGCAAAACCACCCTGAGAGAATCGTGGGATTCTTCGCACGTTCGCACGAGTTCGATCTCAGCCGGCGATCATGGATGTACACGGTGAGCTCCACCCGACTCTCCATCATCCTGACCAAATTCATGGTGGTTTCGATTGATTACCTCTTCGAGTACACGTGCCGAATTCCCGCAAGCGTCCGGGAGATCGTGGACAAGCGGCGGAACTGCGAGGACATTGCGATGAACTTCGCGGTGGCGGCAAGGGTGGCGGCGGGGCCGATACTGGTGGAGGGGAAGGCCAGGGACTACGGGGACAGCAGGAATTGGGGGAAGAAGCAGAAGGGTGGTGGTAATGGTGGGGGTGGCGATACTGATAAGGCGGAGGGAGGGCTGAGTTGGAGGGGAAACCATAGGAGGGATAGAGGGGACTGCATAACGGAATTCCACAAGGCATGGGGGAGGATGCCGCTGAGGTACAGCTACGGGAGAGTGGTGGATGGGATCGAGGAGCAGGGGCTCtgcaagaagggaaaaaagcTAGTACCCTGTGATGAGCAGGAGTGA
- the LOC116267855 gene encoding uncharacterized protein LOC116267855 isoform X4, with protein MAFPMPSKPSICMLRANSAFVSCKRGSATVTYCASSATTQQSHQQDQGILCDPCQGRGWLICDFCKGKKTNVKAQNNRIYRRCPTCRAVGYVLCTQCKVYKCVTFPDYTDGEL; from the exons ATGGCTTTCCCGATGCCTAGCAAGCCTAGCATCTGCATGCTTAGGGCAAATTCAGCTTTCGTGTCATGCAAAAGAGGATCTGCTACGGTGACTTATTGCGCAAGCAGCGCAACGACTCAGCAGTCACATCAGCAG GACCAAGGTATCTTGTGTGATCCTTGTCAAGGCAGAGGCTGGTTAATATGTGATTTTTGTAAAGGTAAAAAGACCAATGTAAAGGCGCAGAACAACAGGATTTACCGTCGGTGTCCAACATGTAGAGCA GTTGGATATGTATTATGCACACAATGCAAGGTTTACAAGTGTGTTACTTTCCCCGATTACACAGATGGAGAGCTGTaa
- the LOC116267855 gene encoding uncharacterized protein LOC116267855 isoform X3, whose amino-acid sequence MAFPMPSKPSICMLRANSAFVSCKRGSATVTYCASSATTQQSHQQDQGILCDPCQGRGWLICDFCKGKKTNVKAQNNRIYRRCPTCRAESQSVRMHLSSYPARSSQCCCSQFSIQCGSHVAARPA is encoded by the exons ATGGCTTTCCCGATGCCTAGCAAGCCTAGCATCTGCATGCTTAGGGCAAATTCAGCTTTCGTGTCATGCAAAAGAGGATCTGCTACGGTGACTTATTGCGCAAGCAGCGCAACGACTCAGCAGTCACATCAGCAG GACCAAGGTATCTTGTGTGATCCTTGTCAAGGCAGAGGCTGGTTAATATGTGATTTTTGTAAAGGTAAAAAGACCAATGTAAAGGCGCAGAACAACAGGATTTACCGTCGGTGTCCAACATGTAGAGCA GAATCTCAGTCAGTAAGAATGCACCTGTCTAGTTATCCAGCCAGAAGTAGCCAGTGTTGCTGTTCCCAATTTTCCATTCAATGTGGTTCTCATGTAGCTGCCAGGCCAGCATAA
- the LOC116267855 gene encoding uncharacterized protein LOC116267855 isoform X2 — protein sequence MLVDVIPCLLQLLHNCSFPYFSSQCWFVIMAESSSSTVNTDHTDVGATRTKNIPVQVTIIRLTKENYMQWSAAMTMGIAGRGRIAYINGRKIEPNETNVAWNTWFLEDNQVKTWIVNSVSPEIQPLILRKRIARDMWVIFEHMYGQKKRIVRVYQLMKDIYSLRQGEHSIADFYAALKSKWEDLDYYFDDTWDRPQDQVHHLAKEWEIRVFLFLIGLNEDLEGIRSQILNSDRLPSIEEVYSRVEAEEQRCLIIIGKKGDRISYNERSALVSRGPVGAARPPCKCTHCKKTGHIVEFCWDLHPEKKNRRGKPSSGGKSTSDVANSSGEKAYISAEQIRDLCAYLSRIDIGQA from the coding sequence ATGCTAGTGGACGTCATCCCTTGCTTGCTGCAGCTCTTGCACAACTGCTCTTTCCCTTATTTTTCTTCGCAGTGTTGGTTCGTGATCATGGCAGAATCTTCTTCCTCTACTGTCAATACGGATCATACTGATGTTGGTGCCACTAGAACTAAAAATATTCCAGTTCAAGTTACTATTATTCGTCTTACCAAAGAAAACTACATGCAATGGTCcgctgctatgaccatggggatcgCAGGTCGAGGCAGAATTGCTTATATAAATGGAAGGAAGATTGAACCGAATGAGACAAATGTTGCTTGGaacacatggtttcttgaggacaaccaagttaagacttggattgtcaactctgtgtcCCCCGAGATTCAACCCCTTATTCTTCGCAAAAGGATTGCGAGGGATATGTGGGTTATATTTGAGCatatgtatggccaaaagaagagaaTTGTTCGGGTGTATCAGTTAATGAAAGATATCTATTCTCTACGGCAAGGTGAACACTCTATAGCAGATTTCTATGCTGCTttgaaatctaagtgggaggaccttgactactACTTTGATGACACTTGGGATCGTCCCCAAGATCAGGTGCATCATTTAGCTAAAGAATGGGAGATTAGAGTATTCCTATTTCTAATAGGGTTGAATGAGGACTTGGAAGGCATAAGGAGTCAAATCCTTAATTCTGACAGACTACCTAGTATTGAAGAGGTTTACTCTCGGGTAGAGGCTGAAGAGCAACGATGCCTTATTATTATTGGAAAAAAGGGGGATCGCATCTCATACAATGAGAGGTCTGCCCTTGTTAGCCGTGGTCCTGTAGGAGCTGCTCGACCTCCTTGcaagtgcactcactgcaagaagactggtcataTAGTGGAATTTTGTTGGGACCTccatccagaaaagaagaatagaagAGGGAAACCTTCCAGTGGGGGGAAATCTACTTCTGATGTTGCTAACTCTAGTGGAGAGAAAGCTTATATCTCTGCTGAACAAATTCGTGATCTTTGTGCTTATTTGAGTCGGATTGATATTGGTCAGGCCTAA
- the LOC116267855 gene encoding retrovirus-related Pol polyprotein from transposon TNT 1-94 isoform X1 gives MLSCDVCQFAKHVRASYPVSNTRANEVFSLIHSDVWGPLGINTRCDFEYFITFIDDYSRSTFVYLLKDHSKVPHVIETFILHVQTQYGSSVKTFRSDNAREYVCQAVEDFFRKREIVHETSCSYAPPQNGVAERKNRQLLNVTRALLFQRNLPKQYWGDAVLTSAYLINRMPSRVLNGQTPHSMLPGSRPPFLLPPRVFGCVCFIHDHSPYVKKLDPRSIKGVFVGYSPTQKGYKCLDPTTGRVYVTKDVTFLEHVSYFCENTLQGEKSMSREEYSLNQEIQFTDFLDYKQEESPQAVEVLEHERNEECSTGTKEECNRLFGQVYSRRRVCTDKVIDGENSALNLNPTSSLNAIEFAYACLNSLSQPQTAKESSYAPEDRLLRVILGIQVSTAKETCLKFLYTGALSLI, from the coding sequence atgttatcgtgtgatgtttgtcagtttgctaaacatgttagagcttcataCCCTGTTTCGAACACTCgtgctaatgaagttttttccttgattcattctgatgtgtgggggcctttgGGCATTAATACTCGTTGTGactttgaatattttataacctttatagatgattactcaAGGAGTACCTTTGTTTATCTGTTAAAAGACCATAGTAAAGTGCCTCatgtcatagagaccttcattcttcaTGTGCAGACCCAGTATGGTAgttctgttaagacctttcggtctgataatgctcgtgagtatgtaTGTCAAGCTGTTGAAGATTTCTTTCGAAAAAGGgagattgttcatgagacgtcctgcaGTTATGCCCCTccacaaaatggagtagctgagaggaaaaatcgtcagttactcaatgtcaccagggccctcttgtttcaaaggaatcttccaaaacaatattggggtgatgcagttctcaCTAGTGCATATCTGATCAATcgtatgcctagtcgtgtgctaaatGGGCAGACTCcccactctatgcttccagggagtcgTCCACCCTTTCTTCTTCCAcctcgtgtctttggatgtgtttgctttattcatgatcacagtccttatgttaaaaaacttgatccgaGGTCAATTAAAGGTGTTTTTGTTGgatattctcctactcaaaaagggtataagtgtcttgatcctaccactggtcgagtttatgttacgaaGGATGTcacctttttggaacatgtctcttacttttgtgagaatactcttcagggggagaagtctatgtcaagggaagagtattctctgAATCAggaaattcaatttacagattttttggattacaagcAAGAAGAGAGTCCACAGGCTGTTGAAGTGCTTGAACATGAGAGGAATGAAGAGTGTTCCACTGGGACGAAAGAGGAATGTAACcgtttgtttgggcaggtgtactctaggcgaagagtctgtacagacaaggtgattgatggtGAAAATTCTGCTCTTAATctcaatcctacttcttccctGAATGCCATTGAGTTTGCCTATGCCTGTTTGAACAGCCTCAGCCAACCTCAGACAGCAAAAGAATCATCCTATGCTCCAGAAGATAGATTATTACGAGTCATACTTGGCATTCAGGTATCCACTGCAAAAGAAACTTGTCTAAAGTTTCTATACACCGGAGCCCTTTCCCTCATTTAA